In the genome of Quercus robur chromosome 3, dhQueRobu3.1, whole genome shotgun sequence, one region contains:
- the LOC126719397 gene encoding ankyrin repeat-containing protein At5g02620-like, translating to MDELFNAAIPGNVSFFEEPTGKDFILEQETERGNSILHLAAKSRKVQFMKKVLDLQRSLLLLTNCNGNTALHIAARLGHLDMIELLITTCAEEQEAAEKFLLLRKRNLEENTALHEAIRNNYYDIVKLLIWEDPELASFTNKAGESPLFLAVDQEFFM from the coding sequence ATGGATGAACTGTTCAATGCCGCAATTCCTGGGAATGTTAGTTTCTTTGAAGAACCTACGGGTAAGGATTTCATTCTCGAGCAGGAGACAGAGAGGGGGAACTCTATTCTTCACTTGGCAGCGAAATCTAGAAAGGTGCAGTTCATGAAAAAAGTCCTCGATTTGCAGCGTTCACTTTTGCTTCTGACAAATTGCAATGGCAACACTGCACTACATATTGCAGCAAGATTAGGGCATTTGGACATGATAGAGCTGTTAATAACTACTTGTGCAGAAGAACAAGAAGCTGCAGAGAAATTCTTGCTACTAAGAAAGAgaaatttggaggaaaataCTGCACTGCATGAGGctataagaaataattattatgaCATTGTGAAGTTACTAATTTGGGAAGACCCAGAGTTGGCTTCGTTTACAAATAAAGCAGGGGAATCCCCTCTCTTTTTAGCAGTGGATCAAGAATTTttcatgtaa
- the LOC126719398 gene encoding ankyrin repeat-containing protein ITN1-like, with translation MTALITKCPNTCELLDNKGRTALHLAVEHGKKNAVKVLLQTLTFQDHINEQDKEGNTPLHVAAINDRFKISMMLTDDRRVEKLAVNKEGMSAADIIESRKKLSWSENKAIMSSRLRRERLLTNSLERVVGSHIQAAKKEPVVSKMGEDNNTEDPETDLKIRSMSNFQMTAITIITTLSFAAVLQLPGGLDTNGKAVLRDNDDFKGFLMFVSVAFVTSASAMFIHFLRASFPKYHGIEYATVRLLSLLIEMSIFFAAGAFGCGISAVILFIIFLNGL, from the exons ATGACAGCACTCATTACAAAATGTCCAAATACTTGTGAATTGTTGGACAACAAAGGTAGGACAGCTCTTCACCTTGCCGTGgaacatggaaagaaaaatgCAGTCAAAGTATTGCTCCAGACATTAACATTTCAGGATCACATAAATGAGCAAGATAAAGAAGGCAACACGCCTTTACATGTAGCTGCCATCAATGACCGTTTTAAAATATCAATGATGCTTACAGATGACAGGAGAGTTGAAAAACTGGCTGTGAACAAGGAGGGGATGAGCGCTGCTGATATTATTGAATCACGGAAGAAGCTTTCGTGGTCTGAAAAT AAAGCAATCATGTCAAGCAGGCTTAGACGCGAACGTCTACTGACTAATAGTTTGGAACGAGTGGTTGGCAGTCACATACAGGCTGCCAAAAAGGAGCCTGTAGTGTCaaaaatgggtgaagacaaTAACACAGAAGACCCAGAAACTGATCTAAAAATTAGAAGTATGTCCAATTTCCAAATGACGGCAATCACAATCATTACAACTCTCTCCTTCGCAGCAGTCTTGCAATTGCCTGGTGGACTCGACACAAATGGCAAGGCAGTTCTAAGAGACAACGACGACTTTAAGGGATTTCTGATGTTTGTTTCGGTGGCCTTTGTTACCTCAGCTTCGGCAATGTTTATCCACTTCCTTAGGGCTTCGTTTCCGAAATATCACGGCATCGAGTACGCAACAGTGCGACTATTATCGCTTTTAATTGAAATGTCCATTTTCTTTGCGGCCGGTGCCTTTGGTTGCGGCATATCAGCAGTCATTCTGTTTATAATATTTCTGAATGGGCTTTGA